The Puniceicoccales bacterium genome contains a region encoding:
- the pheS gene encoding phenylalanine--tRNA ligase subunit alpha encodes MVQDGIDLASLAEQIDVIKRQLVDAVSPSEIDHLRTKIFGNQGAIRRAMKGLASLPADEKPSIGKVINETKDELERLIAAKVEEIEASEFNKKLGLQPLEFSIDNPGQRGTLHPITQIQRKIEEIFGRMGFTVARGTEIETEWFCFDALNTPENHPARDEMDTFFLPDEVVVSSTSKHLSERYLLRSHTSTVQIRTMMKERPPLKIIAPGRTFRRDTVDATHSANFHQCEGLYVAENVTVCDLKAILNFLLHSLFGDDIKFRLRPSFFPFTEPSFEVDMMSKHLGSLSNQWIEILGCGMVDPEVFSAVGYDPNQWSGLAFGVGLERIAMLLHGIDDVRMFYQNDLRFLNQFA; translated from the coding sequence GAGATAGATCATTTGCGAACAAAAATTTTTGGAAACCAAGGTGCTATACGTCGGGCAATGAAAGGGTTAGCGTCTTTACCAGCTGATGAAAAACCATCCATTGGTAAGGTCATAAATGAAACAAAAGATGAGTTAGAGCGGCTTATCGCTGCCAAGGTCGAAGAAATTGAGGCAAGTGAATTTAATAAAAAGCTTGGCCTCCAACCACTTGAATTTTCCATTGACAATCCAGGCCAACGAGGAACACTGCATCCCATTACCCAGATTCAGAGAAAAATCGAAGAAATCTTTGGTCGAATGGGGTTCACCGTGGCCCGAGGCACTGAAATTGAAACTGAGTGGTTTTGCTTCGACGCACTGAACACTCCTGAAAATCATCCGGCCCGAGATGAGATGGATACCTTTTTTTTGCCCGATGAAGTGGTCGTGTCATCAACCAGTAAACACTTGAGTGAACGCTATTTACTACGTTCACATACCTCCACAGTCCAAATTAGAACCATGATGAAAGAAAGGCCTCCATTGAAAATAATTGCTCCGGGAAGGACATTTCGGCGAGACACGGTCGATGCAACCCACAGTGCAAATTTTCATCAGTGCGAGGGTTTATATGTGGCCGAAAATGTTACGGTTTGTGATTTGAAGGCGATTTTAAACTTTTTGCTACATAGTCTTTTCGGCGATGACATAAAGTTTCGACTACGACCAAGTTTTTTCCCATTCACCGAACCAAGTTTCGAAGTCGATATGATGTCCAAACATCTGGGATCTCTGAGCAATCAATGGATAGAAATACTTGGTTGCGGAATGGTTGATCCAGAAGTATTTAGCGCCGTTGGCTACGATCCAAATCAATGGTCAGGCCTTGCTTTCGGTGTTGGTTTGGAAAGAATCGCTATGCTACTGCATGGCATCGATGACGTCAGAATGTTTTACCAGAATGATCTAAGATTTTTAAATCAGTTTGCCTAG